Proteins from a single region of Bradyrhizobium diazoefficiens:
- the argE gene encoding acetylornithine deacetylase, with protein MPSQRPDRIRTLLADLVSFDTISDRTNLPLIAHIESYLASFGVKSEHTIDETGQKASLWVTIGPEDRPGLVLSGHTDVVPVVGQDWSHDPFKLIERDGKLYGRGTTDMKGFVAVCLAMVPEMLEAKLTTPIHLAISYDEEIGCVGVRPMLREVAKKRIKPLGAFIGEPTEMKVIIGHKGKHGVRATFRGLARHSSIAPDGVNAIEYAAVLIVEIRRRAVKLASEAERGGLYDVPHSTLLTSIVHGGAALNIVPDSCTVDFECRGIGITESREVTDAIIAWAKAEIEPAMKARHPECGIDFEEILDYPALDTKADAAIVTLAKSLAGRNDHAKVAFGTEASLFASMADIPSVVIGPGSIAQAHTPDEFIAMAELEKCAGFVERLIAHCAKPEP; from the coding sequence ATGCCAAGCCAAAGACCCGACCGGATTCGCACCCTCCTCGCCGACCTCGTCAGCTTCGACACGATCAGCGACCGCACCAATCTGCCCCTGATCGCGCATATCGAAAGCTACCTCGCCTCGTTCGGCGTCAAGAGCGAGCACACTATCGACGAGACCGGGCAGAAGGCCTCGCTCTGGGTCACGATTGGGCCGGAGGACCGGCCAGGCCTGGTGCTATCAGGGCATACCGACGTCGTGCCGGTCGTGGGCCAGGACTGGAGCCATGATCCGTTCAAGCTGATCGAGCGCGACGGCAAGCTCTACGGCCGCGGCACCACCGACATGAAGGGTTTTGTCGCGGTGTGCCTCGCCATGGTGCCGGAGATGCTGGAGGCGAAGCTCACCACGCCGATCCATCTCGCGATCTCCTATGACGAGGAGATCGGCTGCGTCGGCGTGCGGCCGATGCTGCGCGAGGTGGCAAAGAAACGGATAAAACCGCTCGGCGCCTTCATCGGCGAGCCGACCGAGATGAAGGTCATCATCGGTCACAAGGGCAAGCATGGCGTCCGCGCGACCTTTAGGGGGCTCGCCCGTCATTCCTCGATCGCGCCTGACGGCGTCAATGCGATCGAATATGCCGCCGTGCTGATCGTCGAGATCCGCCGCCGTGCCGTGAAGCTCGCAAGCGAAGCCGAGCGCGGCGGTCTCTATGACGTCCCGCACTCGACACTGCTGACTAGCATCGTGCATGGCGGTGCTGCGCTGAACATCGTGCCGGATAGCTGCACCGTCGATTTCGAGTGCCGGGGTATCGGCATCACCGAATCGCGCGAGGTGACGGATGCGATCATTGCCTGGGCCAAAGCCGAGATCGAGCCCGCGATGAAGGCAAGGCATCCCGAGTGCGGCATCGATTTCGAGGAAATCCTTGACTATCCCGCGCTCGATACCAAAGCCGATGCTGCCATCGTCACGCTCGCCAAGAGCCTTGCGGGACGAAACGACCACGCCAAGGTCGCCTTCGGCACCGAAGCGAGTTTGTTTGCCAGCATGGCCGACATCCCCTCGGTGGTGATCGGCCCCGGATCGATCGCGCAGGCGCATACGCCGGATGAGTTCATCGCGATGGCAGAGTTGGAGAAGTGCGCGGGGTTCGTGGAGAGGCTGATCGCGCATTGCGCGAAGCCGGAGCCGTAG
- a CDS encoding phosphotransferase family protein, with product MADGVRKDEEFSGTKPVEERHRFDELRLEAWMRDNVEGFEGPLIVLQFKGGQSNPTYRLNTPKRSYVMRRKPFGKLLPSAHAVDREYRVIAALGKQGFPVAHAYALCQDDSIIGAAFYIMSMEEGRVFWDPTLPSQDNDARRKIFTSKIETLAKLHMYDPVAIGLSDFGKPGNYFARQIDRWTKQYRASETQHIPEFEKVAEWLPKTVPEQARVSIVHGDYRLDNMIFHATEPRVQAVLDWELSTLGDPMADFTYLLMQWVMPGLHGADLKALNIPSVEEAAQIYCNVTRMTVPDLNWYFAYNLFRLAGITQGIAGRVRDGTAANAKALESAKRTVPLSKASWEYAQKAGAV from the coding sequence GTGGCTGACGGCGTCAGGAAAGACGAAGAGTTCTCGGGCACCAAGCCGGTCGAGGAGCGGCATCGCTTCGACGAGCTGCGGCTCGAGGCCTGGATGCGCGACAACGTCGAAGGCTTTGAAGGCCCGCTCATTGTCCTTCAGTTCAAGGGCGGCCAGTCCAACCCGACCTACCGGCTCAACACGCCGAAGCGCTCTTACGTGATGCGCAGAAAGCCGTTCGGCAAATTGCTGCCGTCGGCGCATGCGGTCGATCGCGAATATCGCGTCATCGCAGCCCTTGGAAAGCAGGGCTTTCCGGTCGCGCATGCCTATGCGCTGTGCCAGGACGACAGCATCATCGGCGCCGCCTTCTACATCATGTCGATGGAGGAGGGCCGCGTGTTCTGGGATCCGACCCTGCCGAGCCAGGACAACGACGCGCGCCGAAAGATATTCACCAGCAAGATCGAGACGCTGGCAAAACTCCACATGTACGATCCCGTCGCGATCGGCCTCAGTGATTTCGGCAAGCCGGGCAATTATTTCGCGCGCCAGATCGATCGCTGGACCAAGCAGTATCGCGCGTCCGAGACCCAGCACATTCCGGAGTTCGAGAAAGTCGCCGAATGGCTGCCGAAGACGGTGCCGGAGCAGGCGCGCGTCTCGATCGTCCACGGCGACTACCGCCTCGACAACATGATTTTCCACGCGACAGAACCACGCGTGCAGGCCGTGCTGGATTGGGAGCTCTCGACGCTCGGCGATCCCATGGCAGACTTCACCTATCTGTTGATGCAGTGGGTCATGCCGGGCCTGCATGGCGCCGACCTCAAGGCGCTTAACATCCCGAGCGTGGAGGAGGCTGCGCAGATCTATTGCAACGTCACCAGGATGACGGTGCCTGATCTCAACTGGTATTTTGCCTACAATCTGTTCCGCCTCGCCGGCATCACCCAAGGCATCGCTGGCCGCGTCCGCGACGGCACCGCCGCCAATGCCAAAGCGCTGGAATCCGCCAAGCGCACCGTGCCGCTGTCAAAGGCGTCGTGGGAATACGCGCAGAAGGCGGGCGCGGTGTAG
- a CDS encoding GIY-YIG nuclease family protein, with the protein MPFFVYILASKRNATLYIGVTKDIVRRISEHKAKLIPGFTRQYDVTLLVYFETFESVLEARAREHSLKRWRRAWKLKLIEDLNPGWRDLTDELNTLAT; encoded by the coding sequence ATGCCCTTCTTTGTCTACATCCTCGCGAGCAAACGAAATGCCACTCTTTACATCGGGGTGACGAAGGACATCGTTCGCCGGATAAGCGAACACAAAGCGAAGCTCATACCCGGGTTCACGCGGCAATATGACGTGACTCTGCTGGTGTATTTCGAGACCTTCGAGTCCGTTCTGGAGGCGCGCGCTCGCGAGCATTCGCTGAAACGTTGGCGACGCGCGTGGAAGCTCAAGCTGATCGAGGACCTCAATCCGGGTTGGCGCGATCTTACGGATGAACTAAATACCCTGGCGACATGA